Proteins found in one Acanthopagrus latus isolate v.2019 chromosome 3, fAcaLat1.1, whole genome shotgun sequence genomic segment:
- the cgnb gene encoding cingulin isoform X1 has product MHRNQEVNMSTLSTDRKPLVDYGVQIRFIKDLHDTGGGYPDKTKANNNATPPTNKYGVAVRVQGISGQPYVVLKDGEKGDSYGVQLNTPTPSSGPPSPCNSLPKLNNEPAEITNPYNAAASTAHSPVSAAEDEDGEIFGSPLKRPPGDGQAGTQGEEEGGDRKAERPKAEPQPKASKAGKNKDWSSNEGYNEAGLKPVKVNGVVPRGAKPPGPGFTASLGRYRGKTQSKDTPSESKPPASTDGEPIPAIDTNSLAPINKLISKFNNSTPGSAPQARGRSGARQRLRFDERRRSRSLDARKDVQPEVSPPSPSSPTLNPYAMPLSASSNQLTSSAPASGSLGRSPASVSKVTALEAPKPSFKSPGKFVTKDTSPAVAKKPEILPRSQSPGVTNGEEAQVKQAIFNILKDGTSESEGSLKRKVNLVYETTSKRGGSDGVFKKGNVEELREQLNRCKKDLQQAHDELAEERMSRELSESRLRLHEDQLAELQEELRRVSENSPHSDSLQTDVMSLQADLAEAAMLRQRQEEILHQRERELTALKGALKEEVECHDREMEALREQYSQDMENLRQTMEQVTQSQDQIEEERERVNASILTLGEELESCRDQGEQWKAQLDATAQELRDTTQESGKHDSGRMLLKTRLEKEDFEGKLKDAQDSLLVMKKQTPAPDGDHSSAEELRRCHDDLRRARTDLDKQKGELDEKKEALQALRKASGEKEAELLSEISRLKEQRQKDKAELEKALDKAKEASGKTVVDGTSLELQEANARLRERLARMTRLHSSTHRSSEAEEAVEALEDENRSLKSQLEEAKRGATRLTKERDELTRRLEERDLEREVLRRGKSDLEEQKRLLDRALEKINKEMEVMMGDSRQSVAALQTQLEDYRERSRKDLQEAQRNSKDRLAELQRAQSNLKAQQEEVSRLKKELLACSEERDSAQLERDLLNNRFKHLESELEAEKSTHTDRTREIRGLEDKIKTLEIELDEERSSAELLNDRVTRSRDQVDQLRSELMQERSARHDLEMDKSALERQMKELKSRMADMEGQTRPTAGISLLESKIQELEERLRSEEREKSSIQASQRRMERKLKELNATLDQERSQHIEQRDQLSLRVKALKRQVDESEGEVERLEGVRRKVLRDLEEQQELQEALHAKVTALETELKRKSQQTHRAALGSSALSSEDEDGFYDTNNITSILSEGHLQTTNC; this is encoded by the exons ATGCACAGAAACCAGGAAGTCAACATGAGCACTCTCTCCACTGACCGGAAGCCTCTCGTGGATTACGGCGTTCAGATCCGCTTCATCAAGGACCTCCATGACACGGGCGGAGGTTATCCCGACAAAACCAAAGCAAACAACAATGCTACTCCTCCGACCAATAAGTACGGGGTGGCCGTGCGGGTTCAGGGGATCTCTGGGCAGCCGTATGTGGTCCTGAAAGATGGCGAGAAGGGTGATTCTTATGGAGTCCAGCTAAACACTCCCACCCCCAGCTCAGGGCCACCTTCACCTTGCAACAGCCTCCCAAAACTCAATAACGAACCAGCAGAAATCACAAACCCCTACAATGCTGCTGCAAGTACAGCACACTCtcctgtttctgcagcagaggatGAGGATGGGGAGATTTTTGGGAGCCCCCTGAAAAGACCCCCGGGGGACGGTCAAGCTGGaacacagggagaggaggagggtggagacagaaaggcagagaggCCAAAGGCTGAACCCCAACCCAAAGCCAGCAAAgcagggaaaaacaaagactggaGTAGTAATGAGGGGTATAATGAAGCGGGGCTGAAACCTGTCAAAGTAAACGGTGTGGTACCGCGAGGGGCCAAGCCACCTGGCCCTGGTTTCACCGCATCTTTGGGGAGATACAGAGGGAAAACTCAGAGTAAAGACACCCCTTCAGAGTCAAAACCTCCAGCATCAACTGATGGCGAGCCCATCCCAGCGATCGACACCAACTCCCTGGCTCCCATCAACAAGCTCATCAGTAAGTTCAACAACAGCACGCCGGGCAGCGCTCCGCAGGCGAGGGGCCGCTCCGGAGCGAGGCAGCGCCTCAGGTTCGACGAGCGCAGGAGGTCTAGAAGTCTTGATGCCAGAAAAGATGTTCAGCCCGAGGTTTCGCCTCCCTCTCCCAGCTCGCCGACTCTAAATCCCTACGCTAtgcctctgtctgcctcctccaaTCAGTTGACGTCATCTGCCCCAGCGAGTGGCAGCTTGGGAAGGAGCCCTGCATCAGTTTCCAAGGTGACAGCGCTTGAGGCCCCCAAGCCGAGCTTTAAGTCACCAGGGAAGTTTGTTACCAAGGACACCAGTCCAGCTGTGGCAAAAAAGCCT GAGATCCTGCCGAGGAGTCAAAGCCCGGGCGTCACCAATGGGGAGGAAGCTCAAGTTAAACAAGCCATTTTCAACATCCTTAAAGATGG CACCAGTGAGAGTGAAGGATCCCTCAAGAGAAAGGTCAACCTCGTCTACGAGACAACGAGCAAG agGGGAGGATCTGATGGGGTCTTCAAGAAGGGGAACGTCGAGGAGCTTCGGGAGCAACTCAACCGCTGCAAGAAAGACCTGCAGCAGGCCCATGATGA actgGCGGAGGAGCGTATGTCCAGAGAGCTGTCGGAGTCTCGTCTGCGCCTGCATGAAGATCAGCTGGCTGAGcttcaggaggagctgaggagagtTTCAGAGAACTCACCTCACTCAGACTCATTGCAGACG GATGTGATGAGTCTGCAGGCCGACCTGGCCGAGGCCGCCATGCTCCGACAGCGCCAGGAGGAGATCCTGCACCAGCGGGAGCGGGAGCTGACGGCCTTGAAGGGGGcgctgaaggaggaggtggagtgcCATGACAGGGAGATGGAGGCCCTGAGGGAGCAGTACAGCCAGGACATGGAGAACCTGAGGCAGACCATGGAGCAGGTCACACAG TCCCAGGACCagatagaggaggagagggagagggtgaacGCCTCCATCCTGACCCTGGGAGAAGAGCTGGAGAGCTGCAGGGATCAGGGGGAGCAGTGGAAGGCGCAGCTGGACGCCACAGCGCAGGAGCTGCGCGACACCACGCAGGA GAGCGGGAAGCACGACAGCGGCCgaat gttGCTCAAAACGCGTTTGGAAAAGGAAGACTTTGAAGGCAAGCTGAAGGACGCTCAGGATTCGCTGCTCGTCATGAAGAAACAAACGCCTGCGCCTGACGGTGACCATTCTTCGGCAGAG GAGCTTCGGCGTTGCCATGATGATCTGAGGCGCGCTCGCACCGATCTGGACAAACAAAAGGgcgagttagatgagaagaagGAGGCACTTCAAGCCCTGAGGAAAGCGAGCGGGGAGAAAGAGGCCGAGCTTCTGTCCGAGATCAGCAGGTTGAAGGAGCAGCGGCAGAAAGACAAGGCTGAGCTGGAGAAGGCGCTCGACAAGGCAAAGGAG GCTTCGGGAAAGACTGTTGTGGACGGCACCAgcctggagctgcaggaggcaAACGCTCGCCTCAGAGAGAGGCTGGCCCGCATG ACGAGGCTTCACTCCAGCACGCACCGGAGCTCGGAGGCTGAGGAGGCGGTGGAGGCTCTGGAGGATGAGAACCGCTCCCTGAAGtctcagctggaggaggcaaagagagGAGCCACCCGCCTGACCAAAGAGAGGGACGAGCTGACCCGGcggctggaggagagagaccTGGAGAGGGAGGTGCTGAGGAGGGGCAAGAGTGacctggaggagcagaagaggcTGCTGGACAGAGCCCTGGAGAAGATTAacaaagag atggaggtgatgatgggAGATTCCCGACAGTCGGTGGCCGCCCTGCAAACGCAGCTGGAAGACTACAGGGAGCGCTCGAGGAAGGACCTGCAGGAGGCCCAGCGCAACAGCAAGGACAGGCTGGCCGAGCTGCAGAGGGCCCAGAGCAACCTCAAGGCCCAGCAGGAAGAG GTTTCCCGTCTGAAGAAGGAGCTGCTGGCGTGCAGCGAGGAGAGGGACAGCGCCCAGCTGGAGAGAGACCTCCTCAACAACCGTTTCAAACACTTGGAGAGCGAACTGGAAGCGGAGAAGAGCACCCACACAGACCGCACCAGGGAGATCAGGGGCCTGGAG gaTAAAATAAAGACACTGGAGATCGAGCTGgacgaggagaggagcagcGCGGAGCTCCTGAACGACCGTGTCACACGTAGCCGAGATCAG gTGGACCAGCTTCGGTCGGAGCTGATGCAGGAGCGTTCGGCCAGACACGACCTGGAAATGGACAAGAGCGCCCTGGAGAGACAG ATGAAGGAGCTGAAGTCTCGTATGGCGGACATGGAGGGACAGACTCGCCCCACGGCGGGAATCAGCCTGCTGGAAAGCAAAATtcaagagctggaggagagactgCGCAGCGAAGAAAG agagaagagcagcatCCAGGCTTCGCAGCGACGAATGGAGAGAAAACTGAAGGAGCTGAACGCCACGTTAGACCAGGAGAGAAGCCAGCACATCGAGCAGAGAGATCAG CTGTCCCTGCGTGTGAAGGCCTTGAAGCGACAGGTGGACGAGAGCGAGGGGGAGGTGGAGCGCTTGGAGGGGGTCCGCAGGAAGGTTCTCAGGGACctggaggagcaacaggagctCCAGGAGGCGCTGCACGCCAAAGTGACAGCCCTGGAGACCGAACTGAA GAGGAAGTCGCAGCAGACGCATCGCGCAGCTCTGGGCTCCTCCGCCCTGAGCTCCGAGGATGAGGACGGCTTCTATGACACCAACAACATCACCTCCATCCTGAGCGAGGGCCACCTGCAGACCACCAACTGCTGA
- the pygo2 gene encoding pygopus homolog 2 isoform X1 — protein MAAESGRLLAGQGKRKASQMKSPEKKKARKSTTQAAGFSHLTEFAPPPTPMVDHLVASNPFDDDFGPPSRPSGAGGPASGPFLPSPGAGGGGGYGGGGRMGGGMGFMGGPGGPGGGQPGRRPPFGPPSNAGPHHQLGFGGMPGFGGGGGGGSGGGGGGGGFPPGGPSQFNMPPNFSPPMHPGPGFNPMLSPGAMGGPGGGGPHPRFGMPPQQQHGQGGHPFNSPPLPGGGGPRGPPHGPLPPMGGGMGPGMNMMGGPGGNMVGGLPGMPPQGQFPPSQDGPYPGPSPPGPGNEDGKNFGGGGPPPGPQQQQQQQLNLNPNGPPPNNTTPGPPPNSGPPQPGGGFPGHPDVPQPNANTPGQPPSAPPQTNPNSSPTGPLNGSGQPQHQPPSQLQPPSNTNTSNSNNSTQQQQQQQSTPPNSAPGSTPYNQQNNTPGAGGPMPNAAPNSGQNNMTNNNGGNTPGSNPNPPSNSTSTPNTQSPLPPGPAAPSTGPGSGPGKLGGPGMVFPCGLCMAEVHDDQDAILCEASCQRWFHRDCTGLTEPAYGLLTRESAAVWACDFCIKTKDIQAVFVRQALGQLVAANES, from the exons ATGGCTGCCGAATCGGGGAGACTACTGGCGGGACAAGGAAAACGCAAAG CTTCACAGATGAAGAGCccggagaagaagaaggcaaGGAAGTCTACTACTCAG gCGGCGGGGTTCTCCCACCTGACTGAGTTCGCACCCCCTCCAACCCCTATGGTGGACCACCTGGTCGCCTCCAACCCCTTCGACGATGACTTCGGACCCCCATCCCGACCCAGTGGGGCAGGTGGACCGGCCAGTGGTCCATTTCTTCCCAGCCCGGGCGCAGGCGGAGGAGGTGGttatggaggaggaggcagaatgGGCGGAGGCATGGGCTTCATgggaggaccaggaggaccaggTGGTGGCCAGCCGGGACGGAGGCCACCATTCGGGCCTCCATCCAATGCTGGACCGCACCACCAGCTTGGCTTTGGAGGAATGCCTGGCTttggtggtggcggtggtggaggcagtggtggaggaggaggaggtggaggatttCCTCCTGGTGGCCCATCTCAGTTCAACATGCCTCCAAACTTCAGCCCACCCATGCACCCTGGGCCAGGTTTCAATCCCATGCTGTCTCCAGGAGCTATGGGAggtcctggaggaggagggcctCACCCTCGGTTTGGAATGccgccacagcagcagcatggacaGGGTGGACACCCATTCAACAGCCCACCGTTACCTGGCGGTGGAGGCCCCAGAGGGCCTCCACATGGCCCCCTGCCTCCCATGGGAGGAGGAATGGGTCCTGGGATGAATATGATGGGTGGACCTGGAGGCAACATGGTGGGAGGCTTGCCAGGGATGCCCCCTCAAGGACAGTTCCCTCCCTCACAGGATGGACCCTACCCTGGCCCCAGTCCACCAGGACCAGGCAACGAGGATGGAAAGAACTTTGGTGGAGGAGGACCACCACCTGGGcctcaacagcagcaacagcagcagcttaacCTAAATCCCAACGGCCCCCCTCCTAATAATACCACTCCTGGTCCTCCTCCCAATTCTGGCCCACCACAGCCAGGGGGAGGCTTTCCTGGCCACCCTGACGTCCCACAGCCCAATGCCAACACACCTGGTCAGCCTCCCTCAGCACCGCCTCAGACTAACCCCAACTCTTCTCCCACTGGTCCCCTGAATGGATCAGGCCAGCCCCAGCATCAACCACCCAGTCAGCTACAACCCCCCAGCAATACAAACACCTCCAACTCTAACAACTctacccagcagcagcagcaacaacaatccACTCCACCTAACTCTGCCCCTGGCTCCACCCCTTACAACCAGCAGAACAACACCCCCGGTGCTGGTGGTCCCATGCCAAACGCAGCCCCCAATTCAGGTCAGAACAACATGACCAACAACAACGGAGGTAACACTCCCGGCAGCAACCCCAACCCCCCCTCTAACTCCACTTCTACCCCAAACACCCAGTCTCCCCTCCCCCCTGGCCCTGCTGCCCCCTCGACTGGACCCGGTTCTGGCCCTGGGAAGCTCGGCGGCCCCGGGATGGTCTTCCCCTGTGGCCTCTGTATGGCGGAGGTGCATGACGATCAAGATGCCATCCTGTGCGAGGCATCGTGCCAGCGCTGGTTCCACCGTGACTGCACGGGCCTGACAGAGCCGGCGTACGGGCTGCTGACTCGAGAGAGCGCTGCTGTTTGGGCCTGTGACTTCTGCATCAAGACCAAGGACATCCAGGCCGTGTTTGTGCGCCAGGCATTAGGTCAGCTGGTGGCAGCTAATGAGAGTTGA
- the cgnb gene encoding cingulin isoform X2: MHRNQEVNMSTLSTDRKPLVDYGVQIRFIKDLHDTGGGYPDKTKANNNATPPTNKYGVAVRVQGISGQPYVVLKDGEKGDSYGVQLNTPTPSSGPPSPCNSLPKLNNEPAEITNPYNAAASTAHSPVSAAEDEDGEIFGSPLKRPPGDGQAGTQGEEEGGDRKAERPKAEPQPKASKAGKNKDWSSNEGYNEAGLKPVKVNGVVPRGAKPPGPGFTASLGRYRGKTQSKDTPSESKPPASTDGEPIPAIDTNSLAPINKLISKFNNSTPGSAPQARGRSGARQRLRFDERRRSRSLDARKDVQPEVSPPSPSSPTLNPYAMPLSASSNQLTSSAPASGSLGRSPASVSKVTALEAPKPSFKSPGKFVTKDTSPAVAKKPEILPRSQSPGVTNGEEAQVKQAIFNILKDGTSESEGSLKRKVNLVYETTSKRGGSDGVFKKGNVEELREQLNRCKKDLQQAHDELAEERMSRELSESRLRLHEDQLAELQEELRRVSENSPHSDSLQTDVMSLQADLAEAAMLRQRQEEILHQRERELTALKGALKEEVECHDREMEALREQYSQDMENLRQTMEQVTQSQDQIEEERERVNASILTLGEELESCRDQGEQWKAQLDATAQELRDTTQELLKTRLEKEDFEGKLKDAQDSLLVMKKQTPAPDGDHSSAEELRRCHDDLRRARTDLDKQKGELDEKKEALQALRKASGEKEAELLSEISRLKEQRQKDKAELEKALDKAKEASGKTVVDGTSLELQEANARLRERLARMTRLHSSTHRSSEAEEAVEALEDENRSLKSQLEEAKRGATRLTKERDELTRRLEERDLEREVLRRGKSDLEEQKRLLDRALEKINKEMEVMMGDSRQSVAALQTQLEDYRERSRKDLQEAQRNSKDRLAELQRAQSNLKAQQEEVSRLKKELLACSEERDSAQLERDLLNNRFKHLESELEAEKSTHTDRTREIRGLEDKIKTLEIELDEERSSAELLNDRVTRSRDQVDQLRSELMQERSARHDLEMDKSALERQMKELKSRMADMEGQTRPTAGISLLESKIQELEERLRSEEREKSSIQASQRRMERKLKELNATLDQERSQHIEQRDQLSLRVKALKRQVDESEGEVERLEGVRRKVLRDLEEQQELQEALHAKVTALETELKRKSQQTHRAALGSSALSSEDEDGFYDTNNITSILSEGHLQTTNC, from the exons ATGCACAGAAACCAGGAAGTCAACATGAGCACTCTCTCCACTGACCGGAAGCCTCTCGTGGATTACGGCGTTCAGATCCGCTTCATCAAGGACCTCCATGACACGGGCGGAGGTTATCCCGACAAAACCAAAGCAAACAACAATGCTACTCCTCCGACCAATAAGTACGGGGTGGCCGTGCGGGTTCAGGGGATCTCTGGGCAGCCGTATGTGGTCCTGAAAGATGGCGAGAAGGGTGATTCTTATGGAGTCCAGCTAAACACTCCCACCCCCAGCTCAGGGCCACCTTCACCTTGCAACAGCCTCCCAAAACTCAATAACGAACCAGCAGAAATCACAAACCCCTACAATGCTGCTGCAAGTACAGCACACTCtcctgtttctgcagcagaggatGAGGATGGGGAGATTTTTGGGAGCCCCCTGAAAAGACCCCCGGGGGACGGTCAAGCTGGaacacagggagaggaggagggtggagacagaaaggcagagaggCCAAAGGCTGAACCCCAACCCAAAGCCAGCAAAgcagggaaaaacaaagactggaGTAGTAATGAGGGGTATAATGAAGCGGGGCTGAAACCTGTCAAAGTAAACGGTGTGGTACCGCGAGGGGCCAAGCCACCTGGCCCTGGTTTCACCGCATCTTTGGGGAGATACAGAGGGAAAACTCAGAGTAAAGACACCCCTTCAGAGTCAAAACCTCCAGCATCAACTGATGGCGAGCCCATCCCAGCGATCGACACCAACTCCCTGGCTCCCATCAACAAGCTCATCAGTAAGTTCAACAACAGCACGCCGGGCAGCGCTCCGCAGGCGAGGGGCCGCTCCGGAGCGAGGCAGCGCCTCAGGTTCGACGAGCGCAGGAGGTCTAGAAGTCTTGATGCCAGAAAAGATGTTCAGCCCGAGGTTTCGCCTCCCTCTCCCAGCTCGCCGACTCTAAATCCCTACGCTAtgcctctgtctgcctcctccaaTCAGTTGACGTCATCTGCCCCAGCGAGTGGCAGCTTGGGAAGGAGCCCTGCATCAGTTTCCAAGGTGACAGCGCTTGAGGCCCCCAAGCCGAGCTTTAAGTCACCAGGGAAGTTTGTTACCAAGGACACCAGTCCAGCTGTGGCAAAAAAGCCT GAGATCCTGCCGAGGAGTCAAAGCCCGGGCGTCACCAATGGGGAGGAAGCTCAAGTTAAACAAGCCATTTTCAACATCCTTAAAGATGG CACCAGTGAGAGTGAAGGATCCCTCAAGAGAAAGGTCAACCTCGTCTACGAGACAACGAGCAAG agGGGAGGATCTGATGGGGTCTTCAAGAAGGGGAACGTCGAGGAGCTTCGGGAGCAACTCAACCGCTGCAAGAAAGACCTGCAGCAGGCCCATGATGA actgGCGGAGGAGCGTATGTCCAGAGAGCTGTCGGAGTCTCGTCTGCGCCTGCATGAAGATCAGCTGGCTGAGcttcaggaggagctgaggagagtTTCAGAGAACTCACCTCACTCAGACTCATTGCAGACG GATGTGATGAGTCTGCAGGCCGACCTGGCCGAGGCCGCCATGCTCCGACAGCGCCAGGAGGAGATCCTGCACCAGCGGGAGCGGGAGCTGACGGCCTTGAAGGGGGcgctgaaggaggaggtggagtgcCATGACAGGGAGATGGAGGCCCTGAGGGAGCAGTACAGCCAGGACATGGAGAACCTGAGGCAGACCATGGAGCAGGTCACACAG TCCCAGGACCagatagaggaggagagggagagggtgaacGCCTCCATCCTGACCCTGGGAGAAGAGCTGGAGAGCTGCAGGGATCAGGGGGAGCAGTGGAAGGCGCAGCTGGACGCCACAGCGCAGGAGCTGCGCGACACCACGCAGGA gttGCTCAAAACGCGTTTGGAAAAGGAAGACTTTGAAGGCAAGCTGAAGGACGCTCAGGATTCGCTGCTCGTCATGAAGAAACAAACGCCTGCGCCTGACGGTGACCATTCTTCGGCAGAG GAGCTTCGGCGTTGCCATGATGATCTGAGGCGCGCTCGCACCGATCTGGACAAACAAAAGGgcgagttagatgagaagaagGAGGCACTTCAAGCCCTGAGGAAAGCGAGCGGGGAGAAAGAGGCCGAGCTTCTGTCCGAGATCAGCAGGTTGAAGGAGCAGCGGCAGAAAGACAAGGCTGAGCTGGAGAAGGCGCTCGACAAGGCAAAGGAG GCTTCGGGAAAGACTGTTGTGGACGGCACCAgcctggagctgcaggaggcaAACGCTCGCCTCAGAGAGAGGCTGGCCCGCATG ACGAGGCTTCACTCCAGCACGCACCGGAGCTCGGAGGCTGAGGAGGCGGTGGAGGCTCTGGAGGATGAGAACCGCTCCCTGAAGtctcagctggaggaggcaaagagagGAGCCACCCGCCTGACCAAAGAGAGGGACGAGCTGACCCGGcggctggaggagagagaccTGGAGAGGGAGGTGCTGAGGAGGGGCAAGAGTGacctggaggagcagaagaggcTGCTGGACAGAGCCCTGGAGAAGATTAacaaagag atggaggtgatgatgggAGATTCCCGACAGTCGGTGGCCGCCCTGCAAACGCAGCTGGAAGACTACAGGGAGCGCTCGAGGAAGGACCTGCAGGAGGCCCAGCGCAACAGCAAGGACAGGCTGGCCGAGCTGCAGAGGGCCCAGAGCAACCTCAAGGCCCAGCAGGAAGAG GTTTCCCGTCTGAAGAAGGAGCTGCTGGCGTGCAGCGAGGAGAGGGACAGCGCCCAGCTGGAGAGAGACCTCCTCAACAACCGTTTCAAACACTTGGAGAGCGAACTGGAAGCGGAGAAGAGCACCCACACAGACCGCACCAGGGAGATCAGGGGCCTGGAG gaTAAAATAAAGACACTGGAGATCGAGCTGgacgaggagaggagcagcGCGGAGCTCCTGAACGACCGTGTCACACGTAGCCGAGATCAG gTGGACCAGCTTCGGTCGGAGCTGATGCAGGAGCGTTCGGCCAGACACGACCTGGAAATGGACAAGAGCGCCCTGGAGAGACAG ATGAAGGAGCTGAAGTCTCGTATGGCGGACATGGAGGGACAGACTCGCCCCACGGCGGGAATCAGCCTGCTGGAAAGCAAAATtcaagagctggaggagagactgCGCAGCGAAGAAAG agagaagagcagcatCCAGGCTTCGCAGCGACGAATGGAGAGAAAACTGAAGGAGCTGAACGCCACGTTAGACCAGGAGAGAAGCCAGCACATCGAGCAGAGAGATCAG CTGTCCCTGCGTGTGAAGGCCTTGAAGCGACAGGTGGACGAGAGCGAGGGGGAGGTGGAGCGCTTGGAGGGGGTCCGCAGGAAGGTTCTCAGGGACctggaggagcaacaggagctCCAGGAGGCGCTGCACGCCAAAGTGACAGCCCTGGAGACCGAACTGAA GAGGAAGTCGCAGCAGACGCATCGCGCAGCTCTGGGCTCCTCCGCCCTGAGCTCCGAGGATGAGGACGGCTTCTATGACACCAACAACATCACCTCCATCCTGAGCGAGGGCCACCTGCAGACCACCAACTGCTGA
- the pygo2 gene encoding pygopus homolog 2 isoform X2: MKSPEKKKARKSTTQAAGFSHLTEFAPPPTPMVDHLVASNPFDDDFGPPSRPSGAGGPASGPFLPSPGAGGGGGYGGGGRMGGGMGFMGGPGGPGGGQPGRRPPFGPPSNAGPHHQLGFGGMPGFGGGGGGGSGGGGGGGGFPPGGPSQFNMPPNFSPPMHPGPGFNPMLSPGAMGGPGGGGPHPRFGMPPQQQHGQGGHPFNSPPLPGGGGPRGPPHGPLPPMGGGMGPGMNMMGGPGGNMVGGLPGMPPQGQFPPSQDGPYPGPSPPGPGNEDGKNFGGGGPPPGPQQQQQQQLNLNPNGPPPNNTTPGPPPNSGPPQPGGGFPGHPDVPQPNANTPGQPPSAPPQTNPNSSPTGPLNGSGQPQHQPPSQLQPPSNTNTSNSNNSTQQQQQQQSTPPNSAPGSTPYNQQNNTPGAGGPMPNAAPNSGQNNMTNNNGGNTPGSNPNPPSNSTSTPNTQSPLPPGPAAPSTGPGSGPGKLGGPGMVFPCGLCMAEVHDDQDAILCEASCQRWFHRDCTGLTEPAYGLLTRESAAVWACDFCIKTKDIQAVFVRQALGQLVAANES, from the exons ATGAAGAGCccggagaagaagaaggcaaGGAAGTCTACTACTCAG gCGGCGGGGTTCTCCCACCTGACTGAGTTCGCACCCCCTCCAACCCCTATGGTGGACCACCTGGTCGCCTCCAACCCCTTCGACGATGACTTCGGACCCCCATCCCGACCCAGTGGGGCAGGTGGACCGGCCAGTGGTCCATTTCTTCCCAGCCCGGGCGCAGGCGGAGGAGGTGGttatggaggaggaggcagaatgGGCGGAGGCATGGGCTTCATgggaggaccaggaggaccaggTGGTGGCCAGCCGGGACGGAGGCCACCATTCGGGCCTCCATCCAATGCTGGACCGCACCACCAGCTTGGCTTTGGAGGAATGCCTGGCTttggtggtggcggtggtggaggcagtggtggaggaggaggaggtggaggatttCCTCCTGGTGGCCCATCTCAGTTCAACATGCCTCCAAACTTCAGCCCACCCATGCACCCTGGGCCAGGTTTCAATCCCATGCTGTCTCCAGGAGCTATGGGAggtcctggaggaggagggcctCACCCTCGGTTTGGAATGccgccacagcagcagcatggacaGGGTGGACACCCATTCAACAGCCCACCGTTACCTGGCGGTGGAGGCCCCAGAGGGCCTCCACATGGCCCCCTGCCTCCCATGGGAGGAGGAATGGGTCCTGGGATGAATATGATGGGTGGACCTGGAGGCAACATGGTGGGAGGCTTGCCAGGGATGCCCCCTCAAGGACAGTTCCCTCCCTCACAGGATGGACCCTACCCTGGCCCCAGTCCACCAGGACCAGGCAACGAGGATGGAAAGAACTTTGGTGGAGGAGGACCACCACCTGGGcctcaacagcagcaacagcagcagcttaacCTAAATCCCAACGGCCCCCCTCCTAATAATACCACTCCTGGTCCTCCTCCCAATTCTGGCCCACCACAGCCAGGGGGAGGCTTTCCTGGCCACCCTGACGTCCCACAGCCCAATGCCAACACACCTGGTCAGCCTCCCTCAGCACCGCCTCAGACTAACCCCAACTCTTCTCCCACTGGTCCCCTGAATGGATCAGGCCAGCCCCAGCATCAACCACCCAGTCAGCTACAACCCCCCAGCAATACAAACACCTCCAACTCTAACAACTctacccagcagcagcagcaacaacaatccACTCCACCTAACTCTGCCCCTGGCTCCACCCCTTACAACCAGCAGAACAACACCCCCGGTGCTGGTGGTCCCATGCCAAACGCAGCCCCCAATTCAGGTCAGAACAACATGACCAACAACAACGGAGGTAACACTCCCGGCAGCAACCCCAACCCCCCCTCTAACTCCACTTCTACCCCAAACACCCAGTCTCCCCTCCCCCCTGGCCCTGCTGCCCCCTCGACTGGACCCGGTTCTGGCCCTGGGAAGCTCGGCGGCCCCGGGATGGTCTTCCCCTGTGGCCTCTGTATGGCGGAGGTGCATGACGATCAAGATGCCATCCTGTGCGAGGCATCGTGCCAGCGCTGGTTCCACCGTGACTGCACGGGCCTGACAGAGCCGGCGTACGGGCTGCTGACTCGAGAGAGCGCTGCTGTTTGGGCCTGTGACTTCTGCATCAAGACCAAGGACATCCAGGCCGTGTTTGTGCGCCAGGCATTAGGTCAGCTGGTGGCAGCTAATGAGAGTTGA